Below is a genomic region from Dioscorea cayenensis subsp. rotundata cultivar TDr96_F1 chromosome 14, TDr96_F1_v2_PseudoChromosome.rev07_lg8_w22 25.fasta, whole genome shotgun sequence.
TGCTGGTGTCGCGATTAAGTATGGCGTCGAGGTAATTTGATCTGAATTTGAActtgttttgatttgattgtcttggattttgttgaaaatttgtttttcatttgggAATGATTTAGGTTTCGGATATTAAGAGGATGAATGGATTGGTGTCGGATCTCCAGATGTTTGCTCATAAATCGCTGCAGATTCCACTGCCGGGAAGGCATCCGCCATCGCCGGTCTTGGCTAATGGCTCGGCGAGCGATGGGTGCGTTTTTGATCTTTTTGTTTGCTTGTTGGTAGTTCAGGATTGAGCTgctgaaaatttcttttttttggtgttcattcatgttttgattttgattttgattttgattttgtgtGTTGCTAGATTGGTCTGGATAATGAATGAATTGATGAGTTAGTAGTCATGTGAAATGGattattttaatgaaagatGAGTGTTCTGGAAGGTAGGTCAAGGAATAATTTTTCCTggattttttagtcaaaaaggCTGACCTGAATACCTAATTCTCCAAGTTGGACATTCTTTGATTAATCATTTTTAGTTTGAGAAAAGGTTTGGTGCTGTTTTTCATGGAAGGAAAGAAGTaatacaaagtttttttttataatagctcagaataaagacaaaataGATAGGTGTGCTGTTTGTGAGGAGTAGATACAGAATTGCCAAATATgttggtgtttttttaattcaatttactATTTATGTGTGTGATGATGAAGTTTCTTGTTGATCAGCATTATTATGTTTCTATTATGTTTATTGCATTTTTGAGTCTAGCATTACATGACATGTTCTGGGAAAAGTCTTGTTGTTACCACAAGTGTACTATTTATGGGGAAAAGAATAATTCTAAGAGCAGGTCCTATTGCAAAATATTATTAGGGAGGGCCATCAGACCACATGTGTGTTGCTTGGGATTAATGAATTATGGAGAAGATTCaagttattaattttgatttaaattgcaTGCTAGTGGGAAAATAATCTTGACATTTTCTTCTATGAACTTTCTTTagtggagaaaaataaaactttggtTCCTCTTTCTatcgtttgatttttttttttttttttattaaaattgcaTGCAGACGAATTTATCTCCATAGTCCAAAAAATGATGATGCTTGATTTAGTAGAAGTCTTACATGTGTGACTAGCTTGTGAAAATAGAATTGTAAAAGAGACCAAATCAACTATCCAATTAAATTTCTAAGGTGGAACGAATACAATAAGTCAATCCAGATCTGTAGGCAGATCTATACCGTGGAGAAGTCCAATTGGTTGAATGCACTTGCCAGGACTCTCAGGGCTATTTCAGTCAAAGCTTTCCTGTTGTACTTATCTTCAAACTACTATCTTATAGGATTTTTAAATGTTGTTTGACCTAACTGTTTGCACGgtataataaaaatcatttttgtgTCTAACCTTTTGGCAATTTGCTAGCTTCTGTCAATTGTTATTATATTCTTAAATTGTGTAATTATGGACTTATTTACTGATTATTGCACTTGCCAATTGCGAACCACATTGAATATTGAGTTTGAGTTTATCTTACCGCATTGTGTTGTTGCAGGGAACAAACTCCTCATCAACATCCTAAGGATGGCCTTGATTcttttcaatcaatcaaattgAAGCCACCTCCCAAGCGAAAAGTCACAGCCGCTATGACCAATCTGCAGGGATACTATAACCTTACACCATCAAGGAAAGAGCCTCTGGCAGAAGGCACAGAAATGGCTGTCTATAAAACAAACAGGACTCTATTCTTGGACGATGAGTCCTTAACTAAACATTCACCTGCTTCTGATCCACTTCTGAACCATCATCGCAGGACTCAAAGTTTTGCTAATGGTTTCTCACCTGATAATGGCAATGCGGTTATTATTGACTTAGGAGAAAACAATGAGTCTGAAAGGGCAAACGGTGATAAATTTGTCAGGAGACGTCAAAAATCCGATGCCGATCCATTTTCCCGAGTTCCAGAATCACTACTGGAAGATTCAGGTGGTGGGTTCTCTGGAAGAACAGGGAAAGGACTGGCTTTGAGACCAAAGGCTGGAAGCCGAACTGACAATGATGTCAACCGTGTAACTTCTAATCCTTCCGGAGATTCTTCCATGGCTAATGGTTTTTTATTTGTCCGAAAATCATCTAGCACCTCAAATTTACAAGAATCTGAGAATGGCTCCTCCGTTTGGCCTCCCTGGAACTTGAAGCCGGAAATGATTTCTAGGCCAATTTTTGATGGATTGCCGAAACCAGTGAATGTCCGCAGAAATAAGGCTGCTGTAGATTAGTTGCACCATTTCAGCGTCTTCGATCCATTGATCTTCTTTTACAATATCTGATTCATGAGATTGTATCAGCCAATATATCTCATTGGCGTGTTCGATTGGGAAAttgaatagaaaaataaattgattgaaGCATCAGAAAGGCTGTCCACCTATTACAGTGGAAGGTAAGCTACTGAGTGACTCCAAGACTTATCAGCAACCcttaaatcaaattttacatGGGTTTTATagctttgcatattttttaagttgttCCATTGTAAAGACAGAAAAATGCACTGCTACCTGTAGAAGCAAAAGAAGTTGTGTTTTTGTATGACCGAATATGAATGACCTTGCATTTGTGTTACAGATTTTGTATTTGAGATCATAAAGAGTAAAATTGTGTTGATGATGATAGGTTTTCAGTGTTGATTCATTGTTGTTATTGCTGaacattttgaaatttatctCAGGATGAATATTGAGTATTGAGTGTGTTGCTTttgtgtgtacatatatatatttgataaatacaATAAACGCTATCAGGGGCATGCACACAGGCTGAGAATTGAACGTGTATCTCCAACCGAGAACAGATGAACTCGGACTTTTCGCGCGTCCCACACCAATGCTTTTTGAGCTTTTCTGCTTTGTACATACTTTCTTGCATGTTGTTGAGTGCTTATAATTCTTGTTTTAGAGTTAATTTTAATTGTCTTAATTTGgggaattttttttgtgtttcaaAACAAGCTTTTATTTAGTTCAAGCAAGGATTATTAAGGTGGTATTTCGGCAAATgtccatattttattaaaagtaattaattaaaagttatgAAGTTTTAATTCTAAAAGTTTTTGGAGTGGTATTATGTAAAAAactccaaaagaaaaataaaactccaTAAGTATACAAAAACTGTTTATCCATATACAATTTATagattatgtatatatgtatatatatatttattttgtttaattgacccgaatttttttttttttgcttattttgaactacttaaaaaatataaacttttatttataaaggCATTTTATTGGGCTcataatctaaataaaaatctaaataaaatccAGGTACTAATTGTGAACTTCGTTGGAATAATTACAAAGAGTAGGGACATATATGCAAAAAGGTCCCATTCCCATTTCCCTCCCATCTCCAGCCCTAAAACAGCACTGACGCCGCCGGGAGAAAGAGCAGCCGAGAGCCGCCGCGTTCTCTCTTTCTCAGGTGGGTTTTCGATTTCTAGGGCTTTCTTTAGTTTCGATTTTCGAGCATTTCATGATCCATCGTTGTAATTGATCACAGACTTGACTGGAGTAAACCATGCAATCGATTTGGCGGAGTTTGTGTGGAAGTGGATTTCACTTTTCCAAATCCTTGATTTGTGCGGGAGGGCAACCTGTGAACCATCTTCAACAAACTTCGGGCCATTTGAATCGGGTTTTGGTATAATTTCCTTCGAATTTTTTGCTTCTCTGGGTTCACTTATTGATTAAAGTTGGAATTTTTATTCAACAAACCCTTTTTTTGTTAGTGTTTGtgtcattgtttttgtttttatgttgatATATAGTTCTGACTGTAATTTTCAATTCATGTATATTACTTTCATTGAGAAAAGttgggatttttatttattacattgatctttggtttttgtttagtAAATTTGTCTATGAATGCAAGTTGAGTTATTTGCGTGCTTATTTTAGGGAAATGAACCGATTTTCTCTGGATACAAGACATTATCTAGTAATGGGATATATCAATCTGTGAATTCTGGAGCTAATTTTCTCATTAGGAGCATGACTACATCGGTTAATCCTGAAATTTCTGATGGGCAAGATAGTTCTGGGGCGTCCCCCGAAGTTATTCATCCTCCGcgtattaaatttaaaagactAGACAAAACGGCAAGGCATATAATGAATGTATGTTTTCCGAACTTTTGCATATAAGCCTCATGAACATTAGTTTCCGAATTCAACATTTCTGTGTTTGTTTCTGAGATTTGTAGATTTTGGACAAAGAAGCAGTTGAGAAAGTTCGATCGGAGAGAGAGATACCAGCCATTGAACCTGGCTATATTGTCCAGCTTAAAGTGGTATGGTTGAAATAACCGGGTGGATTTTTCTTTTGGCTTTCTTTTCTGATTGATTTGTAAAACAGGAAGTGCCTGAGAACAAGCGTCGTGTTTCAGTATTGAAAGGCATTGTTATAGCAACACGAAATGCCGGTCTACATTCCACATTCAGGTTACGAAGGCTTGTAGCTGGTGTTGGAGTAGAATCTGTTTTCCCCTTGTGAGTTGTACATGCCTTCTTGCCTTTTTTTATGCCTGCTTCAATTCATACAATTTATGATCTTTAATAGGTTTCTTTTGTTGTCTTAATTCTGTTATTAGTGTTGATTATCTTCTGCAAAGAGAGTTTTAtatgattggtttttttttcctgttatTCTGattgagatttatattttaagaaCACAAAAAGTTTCTTTAATACACTAAACATGCCTCCGATTTACCTGCTTCTGACACCTTGAATTGTGTTCTTTAACTTAGAGAAAGtgttttgatatttgaataaCATTAATTTAGGAGTTCCCAAATGTATTGAGAAATTAAAAAGTTTTCAGTTCACCTTTCTTTTATATtccttaaaatgaaaaatacatttGAATTGCATGCTTTCTTAATGCTTAGATTTTGCTTTGTCCTTCAGATAAATTATCATATTCAttggttattatttatagtttttaggGTTATTTCTATATGAATCACACATGAACGAAAATTTCAGAATAACATGGATGTGCTATTTATGTATTTCCCccttttgcatttttttttcttctgctcATTAGTATAAGATAtacaaatgtttttattttgtatcatAAGTGCTATTATTTGAAAGCCTCTAAGGTATGATCCTCAGTGTTCAATTAATATCTTTTCACTTTGCCTTATACCATCTTctttacaattcaagcatgatTGAGCGTAAAATGCATCGGGTTCTACATTTTTTGATTGAGAGAAATCTACATCTGAAGATGGAGATGTGAAATTATGCTAGAGATGCATTAATTGGATATGACgaatataaataaaggaaaaatatatcatatacaACGAGGGAAAAGTTTGTGTAGTTGCCAATATTGTTTGTAGTCCATCTAGTgaattttgttcttttgtgttcTACTGATCAGAGCgtcagatatatatatttgagaacaAGGTAGGGTTAACTGCAAATGGCATCTTCTTATATGTCGAGCAGCCAACATTGCTCAAATATCGAacaattatttgcatatttgaTGAAGCTTTAAATTTGTTTTCCCAGCATTTGCTTGAATGTCAACGACCGCATGATAAATTGAACTTTGAGAGATCACTTGTTTTTACACATTTCGAAAAGATCTTCCCTGTGCTGCTGTTTTTCCTTCTCATTTTGTATCGATTCTATGGGTTTTCTATGCAGATACTCTCCAAACATCAAGGAATTTAAGGTtttggagaaaaagaaagtaCGAAGAGCGAAGCTTTACTACCTAAGGGACAGGATGAATGCCCTAAAGAAATGATCGGCTTCTTTTTTCTTATGGTTAGAGCTCTCTTTTCTGCAACTGCTCTGATTCATACTCTCAACCCTAAACTCTTTTTGATGAAATCCAAATTTTCGTATCAATGTTAGGGTGGTTCTTTCTGCTGCATAggctgaaattttttttatgtattttaattactATGCTATCACAAATGTTTCCCTGTTTCTTTTTAATCCCtgtgctaatatatatatatacagtaattCAACAAATCACAACCATCCAATTTTATTTCTACTAGCATGTACagggaaaaaaaaccaacacaCTGTTACCGATTGCGGACATCTGCataatctttttttcttatattgcgGATATTCTCATATAACGTTTTGGggatattcttaaaaaaacaccATCTCAAGAAACACAACCTCAATATATTTATGTTAGTTTTGCTTGagtctttaatttgttttttagttgtcaCCCCTGCGAAATTAAAGAAATTGCTTTTCACGTcctcatttttcaaaaatatcctATATTCCTGgcattcaatatttatttatttttgggactggagttatttttgtatgttttagggttaatgtttttgtttttgttttaacttCTTTGTTTTAATGTAGCATCtgttttattatgaaattattatgcatttcatatttttataattggttctgtttgttttttaataaaaattttaaagatattctcatattttaattatttagaaataaataaaagatcatATGTAGGTctccaataaaattataatttatatatcccTTTCCAAACTTTCTAGCTGGTTTTTGTGGaaaaacaaattatgaaaaggatgtttttgtctttttatttggctttcaataatttttaatgtagTCACATTATTTGTTTGGGAGAGAAATGGATCAATGCTCTGTTTTCCTTTGTAATGATTAATGAGTTGTCCTTTTGCATTTGCTTTTGAACTGTTCAAGaggtattttagtaaatttaCCTGACAACaaatttgtaaaagaaaatgataattaaaaaattgtggCTTTGATCCTTCCATGACATCATGCATGACAAAACATTGCCccccattcttttttatttttgtttatatatatatattctctttctcACTTCATGAGACTAAGATTCTATACATTGTATCTATATCTTCACAAGATTTTTAACATAAGAAGATGTCAAAAatgttcaaaaataaaaaaaaataaaaaataaaaaaaatgatggaagcATAACAGtaattaaactatatatatatatatattatgttccATGAAATTTCATTGACTTCCT
It encodes:
- the LOC120276342 gene encoding uncharacterized protein LOC120276342, producing the protein MQAELGRRSGGIQTSVSESNGFVSISLPLNSASSFGYIEHRVSRMDTLAGVAIKYGVEVSDIKRMNGLVSDLQMFAHKSLQIPLPGRHPPSPVLANGSASDGEQTPHQHPKDGLDSFQSIKLKPPPKRKVTAAMTNLQGYYNLTPSRKEPLAEGTEMAVYKTNRTLFLDDESLTKHSPASDPLLNHHRRTQSFANGFSPDNGNAVIIDLGENNESERANGDKFVRRRQKSDADPFSRVPESLLEDSGGGFSGRTGKGLALRPKAGSRTDNDVNRVTSNPSGDSSMANGFLFVRKSSSTSNLQESENGSSVWPPWNLKPEMISRPIFDGLPKPVNVRRNKAAVD
- the LOC120275253 gene encoding 50S ribosomal protein L19, chloroplastic-like: MQSIWRSLCGSGFHFSKSLICAGGQPVNHLQQTSGHLNRVLGNEPIFSGYKTLSSNGIYQSVNSGANFLIRSMTTSVNPEISDGQDSSGASPEVIHPPRIKFKRLDKTARHIMNILDKEAVEKVRSEREIPAIEPGYIVQLKVEVPENKRRVSVLKGIVIATRNAGLHSTFRLRRLVAGVGVESVFPLYSPNIKEFKVLEKKKVRRAKLYYLRDRMNALKK